In one Lolium rigidum isolate FL_2022 chromosome 3, APGP_CSIRO_Lrig_0.1, whole genome shotgun sequence genomic region, the following are encoded:
- the LOC124702379 gene encoding histone H4: MSGRGKGGKGLGKGGAKRHRKVLRDNIQGITKPAIRRLARRGGVKRISGLIYEETRGVLKIFLENVIRDAVTYTEHARRKTVTAMDVVYALKRQGRTLYGFGG, encoded by the coding sequence ATGTCTGGGCGCGGCAAGGGCGGCAAGGGGCTCGGGAAGGGCGGCGCCAAGCGCCACCGGAAGGTGCTCCGCGACAACATCCAGGGCATCACCAAGCCGGCCATCCGCCGCCTGGCCCGCCGCGGCGGCGTCAAGCGCATCTCCGGCCTCATCTACGAGGAGACCCGCGGCGTGCTCAAGATcttcctcgagaacgtcatccgcgacgCCGTCACCTACACCGAGCACGCCCGCCGCAAGACCGTCACCGCCATGGACGTCGTCTACGCGCTCAAGCGCCAGGGACGCACCCTCTACGGCTTCGGAGGCTAG